In Rosa chinensis cultivar Old Blush chromosome 1, RchiOBHm-V2, whole genome shotgun sequence, a genomic segment contains:
- the LOC112186184 gene encoding cyclic nucleotide-gated ion channel 1 isoform X2, with amino-acid sequence MNEWPTKDAVAIELRILEEDRGKSTTVREKLTAETHQAKNWWNTIFIILCACAVFNDPIFCYITAIDNENKCFTMNKNLAKNYVYTRTATDVSYLLDFFISKCGCCCCRGRRSSKSCVAKMLSIMSRIFVSLPIAQIYAAGGMNADLHPFIREYLLFTWLQYALRIYYIHDWLKRRPIIDITRVKRWIRPILGFLPFILASHLLNSLYLSLKVRGYTKRNRRYNMNRWRVSYLSWERNRDMNISLT; translated from the exons ATGAATGAGTGGCCAACCAAAGATGCAGTGGCAATTGAGCTACG TATTCTCGAAGAAGATCGAGGAAAAAGTACAACAGTGAGGGAAAAGCTCACAGCAGAAACTCATCAGGCCAAGAATTGGTGGAATACAATCTTTATTATATTATGTGCATGTGCTGTCTTCAATGATCCTATCTTCTGTTATATCACGGCCATTGACAACGAAAATAAGTGCTTCACGATGAACAAGAATTTGGCGAAGAATTATGTTTATACTCGAACAGCCACAGATGTTTCTTACCTGCTGGACTTTTTTATTTCTAAGTGTGGATGTTGTTGCTGTAGAGGTAGGAGATCATCCAAGTCATGCGTTGCTAAGATGTTATCCATTATGTCTCGCATCTTCGTTTCTCTCCCCATTGCACAG ATATATGCAGCAGGGGGGATGAATGCAGATCTACACCCGTTTATTAGAGAGTATCTTCTTTTCACTTGGCTTCAATATGCATTACGGATTTACTACATCCATGATTGGTTAAAGCGGCGTCCTATCATAGACATAACCCGAGTTAAAAGATGGATCAGACCTATATTGGGTTTTTTACCCTTCATCCTTGCTTCTCAT CTGCTTAACTCACTCTATCTTTCCCTTAAGGTGAGGGGCTACACGAAGAGGAATAGACGATACAATATGAATAGATGGAGGGTAAGCTATCTCAGTTGGGAGAGAAACCGTGATATGAATATATCTTTGACGTGA
- the LOC112186184 gene encoding cyclic nucleotide-gated ion channel 1 isoform X3 — protein sequence MNEWPTKDAVAIELRILEEDRGKSTTVREKLTAETHQAKNWWNTIFIILCACAVFNDPIFCYITAIDNENKCFTMNKNLAKNYVYTRTATDVSYLLDFFISKCGCCCCRGRRSSKSCVAKMLSIMSRIFVSLPIAQIYAAGGMNADLHPFIREYLLFTWLQYALRIYYIHDWLKRRPIIDITRVKRWIRPILGFLPFILASHVRGYTKRNRRYNMNRWRVSYLSWERNRDMNISLT from the exons ATGAATGAGTGGCCAACCAAAGATGCAGTGGCAATTGAGCTACG TATTCTCGAAGAAGATCGAGGAAAAAGTACAACAGTGAGGGAAAAGCTCACAGCAGAAACTCATCAGGCCAAGAATTGGTGGAATACAATCTTTATTATATTATGTGCATGTGCTGTCTTCAATGATCCTATCTTCTGTTATATCACGGCCATTGACAACGAAAATAAGTGCTTCACGATGAACAAGAATTTGGCGAAGAATTATGTTTATACTCGAACAGCCACAGATGTTTCTTACCTGCTGGACTTTTTTATTTCTAAGTGTGGATGTTGTTGCTGTAGAGGTAGGAGATCATCCAAGTCATGCGTTGCTAAGATGTTATCCATTATGTCTCGCATCTTCGTTTCTCTCCCCATTGCACAG ATATATGCAGCAGGGGGGATGAATGCAGATCTACACCCGTTTATTAGAGAGTATCTTCTTTTCACTTGGCTTCAATATGCATTACGGATTTACTACATCCATGATTGGTTAAAGCGGCGTCCTATCATAGACATAACCCGAGTTAAAAGATGGATCAGACCTATATTGGGTTTTTTACCCTTCATCCTTGCTTCTCAT GTGAGGGGCTACACGAAGAGGAATAGACGATACAATATGAATAGATGGAGGGTAAGCTATCTCAGTTGGGAGAGAAACCGTGATATGAATATATCTTTGACGTGA